In the Glycine max cultivar Williams 82 chromosome 19, Glycine_max_v4.0, whole genome shotgun sequence genome, TGTGTTGCGTTAGCTCGGGCCATGCCTCCTCTGCCACGTCCAGCTGAAGTCCCATTTCGTTGCTGATTTTTGCCACTAGATCCGCCTTCACTTCGTGGGCGATCACCCCACCAGTCGGGATATTCGGCGACTTGGAAGCAGTTCTTATCATCATGTCCTGCTTTCCTACAAATAGAACACACCATCGATTTGTCTTTGATTTCTCCTCTCCACTTACTTTTATGTCCTGCTTGTACTGCAAGACCCATGACTGCTCCTCTCTCTTCCTTTGTTCTGCTGATTGTTCTCACCCTTTCTTCTTGCACTAGAATTGCGTATACTCGATTTAATGAAGGTAGAGGATCAACAGCTAATATGTTAGACCGCATAGTACCATAACTCGCATCATCCAAGCCCATCAAGAACTGATGAACCTGGTCTTCCTCTCTTCGTTTTTCGAGTTTGGATGCAATATCACATTTGCATCCTCCACATGAACACCGAGGGATCTGCTCATAATTCGCGAGCTCGTCCCAAAGTGTCTTTAATTTGCCATAATAGGAAACCATGGTCATCCATTGTTGCTTGCAATCAACTAATTCCGCTTTCAGATGCTGGATTCTCGGACCATTTACAACTGAAAAACGATCTCGAATGTCCTCCCACAAATCTTTTGCGTTTTCCGCATATGTCACTGTTGAACGCAGGGTAGGTTCAATGGCATTCAATATCCACGACACAAGCATGGATTGAACAGTCCACCAATCTTCCATTTCTGGTGAGCCGTCGTCAGGCTGTTCATAGGTTCCATCGATGAAACCCCACTTTCTCTGGGCACGCAACGAGATTTTCATTGCTCGGGCCCATTCTTCATAATTCTCACCCTGCAGCTGCACTTGTGTGATCAAGTTCCCAGGGTTGTCGTTTGAGTTTAGATCATAAGGAGAAGGTGTTTTCTTGGTACCATCGGTATGAGGCTTTTAATTTTCTGCcatggctctgataccatgccAAAATCTTGAATTGCATGCGTTGATTGAACCACTGTGTACAATATATACAAGAATTAGCTACTGACTTCCCATGAAATTTTCCTAGAATTATGCTATCAGATTACATATTTCCTAATATAACAAAGTCAAAGATATATACAAATCATCTAAACAACCTTCCTAAAATAACTCCCAAATCATATCTCAATCTTTGCTGATATGATTGGATACCACACAGATAAATATAgcaacaatatatatattagcGTATCCTCATATTACACCTCAATCCCTCCCTCGTACCAAGGTCACAAGGAAGAGGATATGCGATCCCTATTCATCTACAACACTAATGTCCTTGTTGCACCCTACAACTTTGTTAACAACAACATCCTTGTTCCCGTCACACCCTACAACTTCTGCATCTTCCTTTCTCTGTGTCGAATGAGCTTGGGCTAGTTTAAGTGGTtgcgatggtggtggtggtggtgttgggTGGTAGTGGTGGAGGTGGGACATGGTGGTGGTCTTTGATAGCTAGGGTTTCTTGGGGGAGCCAGGGGTGCTTGGTGAGTGGTATTTTTGTCGGTTGGCATCTTGTTGGGGGAGTAGACGCAAAAAAAAGGGGTACAAGAAGTAAAGGTCCTTAGTAAGTTTGAGCTTGAATTTTTACAGCTCCAACCCAACCCATTCATCAGGTTAATAGGGCCATGTCCATTATTACACTTGTAGCTGCAACTAACCTCAGACAAGGTGGAGAAAATAACTTGGAAGCCAGGGCTCGCATGCTTCTGTTCTGAGAACTACGTCTACAAGCAATGATTCATTCACTTTGTATTTTGCACTTGCACTTTCTCGAAGAGCATAACAAGCAAAATGACACCGATtagaagaattttaaaaaatagaaatacaatACTTTGGATCATTGAAGCCAGTGAACCATCACTTTTGCTCGGTCTTCATAATTTTGGATCAATTCAACAATTTTCTGACCAATTTTTATGCAATTCAATTTCAAGGGACACTCGGACAGGATAGCATACCGTTTCTTGGTCCGACCAGTCAAATCAACCGGTCCTACCCAATTTTCACTATAATGATCATATCTAATCCATCTCATATTTCGTATCCAGACTTCACATACCTAGGTTTTGGCTATTGAATAATACTCTTCATATTCAAAGAGTAGCAAATATTCGAGTCAAAAGAATACTACGCCTAGAAGAGTACTAAGTTTATCAGGGAAGTACCCTTCAAAAGGAGAACtccttaatttgttttctattcTGTTCTCCACCAATTTTGGTTAGAGTCTAGTTTCGATATTGTTATTGACTATTGAGCCAGATCACCATCTTGAATTTGTATTCATCCCAACACAAGTTCTCATACATTCGGACATTATCTCAAAAAACACACagtttagaattttttaatacGTGAGTACGTAGATTTTTACGAAAATTTGATCACGTACATGCTTACACATGCAAGTCAAAACTTGAGTCACATCCAATCATCTACCACAGCACCTGCTTTGCCACGTCACCTACCACATTACTACCATGTCAACACTGGCCACATCAACTACCCAAACATCACTTGCCACATCACCATAATTGACTTTGATTGTTGATTGTGGACTTTAACATTTACCCATGCTTGGTTGAATTGATCTGGGAGCCATTACATGTTAGTCccaggattaaaaaaaaaccaaaagttTAGGCACTTGAGGACTCAGAACGGCTTCAAGAATAACAGAAGCTCTGCCATTTGtgtatttcttatttctttttcagttCTCGTTTGGTGTTTCTTCCTCCAAGTACAAATGCACAATCATACGTTCCTGAcactaaaatttcaatattcatCACCAGCAACCCCCAATTTTCTTTTGACTTTGTAGCTCCATGTCTAAATCCTAGGGTTGATGGAAAAAAATGATGGCAATATGCTTGTAAAAACTTTGATCAGTAAAGAGCTGCAATGTTCTGCTTGTTACTGCAATCCACATTCAACTCTGATTGCTTCCAAGAGTTCAGGAGAGACGCCAGGCTTTGCCGCTACCTCTTTACCcactttatcaaaatttattgcAGTGCTAGGTTTCTCTCCTTCCCCCCAACCCCTGTACAGTATGACTTTGTTGAGTTCTTGAGAGACTAGAACGGCACCAGTTTCTTGCTGCAAAAATAATAGGGAAAACAAATTTCAGGGATTTAGAGAAAGAAATTTGCCCAAGATATGAAATAAAACTTCAACGACGAAGAGATGAGAAAAAGGGAAGGAATTTTCAGCATGTGCACCTCTAGCTTGGACACCACCTCCTGAATTGAGGTCCCTTTTGCCCTTCCTTTGACATTAACTATGGCAAGAGGGTGCTTCTGGAAGTGAGCTTTGATTGCTTTCGCAAGACCAGTTACAATGTTGCTCTTTCCTGAAGAAATTATGGCCATAAAACAATAATGAGATGAAGATATTCAGGAAAATACAAAAGGGATATAAGGCAAAGCCGAAAACAGAAGCTGCAGAGCCACGTGGAAAGAAAGTACTTAATACATCATCTAAGAATGGAGACCTTTCAAGATGTTGATATTAATTGAAGATTTACATCATCTAGAATGAAGATATTAAAGACCCCCCCTCCCCAAGGGCAGAAAAACATAGCAAATCACACAAGAGAAagctacaaaacaaaaacttagTAAGATTACATAGCATAAACTTAGGTAGGCTTACAAAGTGTAGAGACAACCTAGAATAAGCATGCAAATAATATTGgcaaaaggaaaataaagccaAAAACAATACCTACGGAAAGGACAGGCCGCTTTTTCATCTTTAATGCCTGCTTTCGTAGAAGAAGTCTTTCTCTATTGGAAAGATATACAGATCTAGAAGGCAACTCGTTGGAACTCATATCTCTCACCAGAGCTGATAGGTCAGGATCACTCTCTGATGCTACGATTGATGATTCCATTACCTTGCTAATAGAGACGCAATGCTGAGTATCAACAACAGAATCACTGTCTCTGTCCAACTGAAGTCCAAGATAAATTTTACCAAATCAACATTTtagaaaagaaacaagaacCCAGAAAATGCCAAAGGAAGCCTTGACATAACCAGATGTTAATCCAGGAGAGGATTGAGGTCAACAGTTCATTTCTCATCAGTCAAAGTCATGTGTTTACCTTTGTTTCTTTAGGAATCAAACCAGACCAAGATTCTGGTTCATCTTGATGAGCTCCACCACCATCAATCAGCTCAACTGGCTGCCCTTGTATAGCTTGTTGATTGTCAACAGAAGCTTCTTCAGGAGAATTCCAATCTATGGAATTTTCTGGTTCACCATGATGAGCTTCACTTCTATCAATGAGCTCAAATGACTGCCCCTGTATTGCCTGTTGATTATCGACAGAAGCTTCTTTGGGAGAGTTCCAATTTATGGAGTTTTGTGGTTCACTTTGAACAGCTCCACCACCATCAAACAGCTCAACTGATTGCTCCTGCATTGTTTGTTGATAGTCAACCGAAGCTTCTTTAGGATAATTCCAATTAATGGAATTTCCTGGTTCAGCTTGATGTGCTCCACCACTATCAATCAGCTCAACTGGCTGTTCCTGTATTGCTTGTTGATTGTCAACAGAAGTCTGCTTACTGTTTGCCTCCATATCTTTAGCCTAATAAGGTGAATAATCTCTATTCCTTAATTGAAATCAAAATGTATGTCAGGAACATAATAAAGAAAGCAAGGACCACTCACCATTTGATGTTTCAATTCGTTTATGTTCCTATCTAGTTTCAAAACATGGAGCTTCAATGACTGCAATAAGTGAGGAGAAAGGAATAAGGTTGTGATATTTATGCCATATAAGATAAGGTTAGCAGACAATTCCCTCTTCAAATGAATGGGTGAATGAGTGATAAGGTATAAGACCCATGCCACATGTGGTGGTCACTTGTCGGGCACCACCAGTAACATAATATTAATACTATCTGtaccaaataaaatattgaatgtCTTTTTTCTAGATAAGATTCTTATTTATGCATGTTTCTATGTCTTAGAAAGTTCAGATGAGCACTTCTTTAAAAATTGAAGCATTGAAACAAggacaaatgatttttttaagccAGAGTTTGCTGCTTCTAATAAAGTATCTTGTTTACAACATTGAAAAAACTGTTCaaacattgaaaaaaataaaacaaatcttctcaaattttacatcaaaacttaaaataacttttcttcttttttttttttgagaaaggATTATATAGAAAgatccttttttttaaaggtgATTCAAATCCAATCTATAGTCATCATTTTACATGTGGCATACCCGGCAAAATAAATCTCTCCCACCATACCCTTCCACTTCTCTTTTTCACAAGGAAATGCAGAAAATCAGCTAACACTCCTAtacaaacataagttaatacACCTTTACCTCACAGCGCTGTGCTTCTATAGAGCGCTTCAAtgcttgttttttatttaaaagtgtACGAGGCCTTAAACTTGCAGGCCGACTATAATTCTTTCCACGATACACAATGATTGCATAGCTCTTGTTCACTCTTTCTACTGCAATTAATATTCCGCCACTTTCTGCCTCTAAGGTTTGAGCTATCTGTTGGACATCTTCCAGGCTCATCTGTTTATTACATATTATCTTCACAAGTTCCCGATACTTCCAATGAAGATGCATATTTTCCACCGTTCCATCAAAAACCCCTCGTCTACctgagaaagaagagaagaggatCTATCAGGAAAAGGTGTTATCTTAAAGTCAAGtactttaaatatgtttaaggaTCTCAgtcatttcattcaaaattcagaacaatcaaatatttatgattGTGAATTACAGACATCATCTTCAAGAATCACCTAGTAACAGGAAGGGACTCATCTTCAAGCCAATCCTCCGCAACATGTATTTCTCTTCTTCAGTAATACCCTCTTtattgatttcttcttcttgggGGCTCTCTGCATTTTCCAGCTCCGATAGAAgtttttcagcctttgctttctcTTCTAGTGCCTGTATGTGAAAGCTACTATACTATCTgtaactcaaaaaaaaaaacaaaatttgaaaaacagaaaattgGAGCTTGTTAATGAAATCATACCATTGACAATTTGATGCTAGTGCTTTTAATAGCTGCCTCAGCCTCAGTCAACATTCCTTGTTTAGTATCTTTCTTGAAGTTCATACCCTTGACTTCAGAATCACACTCTATGGTTCCATCTTTCAGGTCTGGATCGTCTGTAACTGACAAACTGTTTCTAGTCTTCAGTTTGTACATTCCAATACTCCTTCGCTGTTCAATTGCGGATGACACTGCAGTTGGCAAGAAGTCTTTTCCTCTGTAGAAAACGATGAATTCTTTATCCCGAGCAATGAGAGTACCTCCAGTCAGATACTGCAGAgaaatatatctttttattgaATTGCAATTGAGATATAATGgtattatatatcattttttctcttcatacAAGATTGTGTTTTAGTTAAGTTCTTTAAAACAACTATCGCAActattatatttacaaaataattatgacATATGTTCAATGTTGCTATTAAACCAGTGTTTAACTAGCTCCCCTCACAGTTGTGCCAGATCAGTAGTGCAATTAATATATAACTGGTAGTTGATCTTTGAGTTCTTCTATTTGTCTCTCGGGACTAAAGAGGAGAAAATATTACTGAAGTAAAAAGCCAACTATGTGAGTTTTAAACAAGATTTC is a window encoding:
- the LOC100799724 gene encoding CRM-domain containing factor CFM2, chloroplastic isoform X1 produces the protein MLLPATHFHYFHTFPSSSSSSSSSSSSSSTLHIFPLQFPKPKPKFLIRCSDTETLPDSAIQRIADKLRSLGIADQPSTATPGPSDSDAGEIFVPLPQQLPTRRVGHTIDPTWAKRERREDKVPTLAELSLSDAEIRRLTTAGLAMRQKLRVGKAGLTEGIVNGIHERWRSFEVVRIVCEDLSRFNMKRTHDLLERKTGGLVVWRSGSKIILYRGTDYKYPYFLSDKVSRDDNTGDAMQHMDEDAKNFDKRESHSSEKNSVTYAGKSSNVKTAKPALIQGVGSPNKVRFQLPGEAELAKDADSLLTGIGPRFIDWWGYDPLPVDADLLPAVIPGYRKPFRLLPYGVKPKLTDDEMTTMRRLGKHLPCHFALGRNKKLHGLAAAIIKLWERCEIVKIAIKRGVLNTNGELMAEEIKYLTGGTLIARDKEFIVFYRGKDFLPTAVSSAIEQRRSIGMYKLKTRNSLSVTDDPDLKDGTIECDSEVKGMNFKKDTKQGMLTEAEAAIKSTSIKLSMALEEKAKAEKLLSELENAESPQEEEINKEGITEEEKYMLRRIGLKMSPFLLLGRRGVFDGTVENMHLHWKYRELVKIICNKQMSLEDVQQIAQTLEAESGGILIAVERVNKSYAIIVYRGKNYSRPASLRPRTLLNKKQALKRSIEAQRCESLKLHVLKLDRNINELKHQMAKDMEANSKQTSVDNQQAIQEQPVELIDSGGAHQAEPGNSINWNYPKEASVDYQQTMQEQSVELFDGGGAVQSEPQNSINWNSPKEASVDNQQAIQGQSFELIDRSEAHHGEPENSIDWNSPEEASVDNQQAIQGQPVELIDGGGAHQDEPESWSGLIPKETKLDRDSDSVVDTQHCVSISKVMESSIVASESDPDLSALVRDMSSNELPSRSVYLSNRERLLLRKQALKMKKRPVLSVGKSNIVTGLAKAIKAHFQKHPLAIVNVKGRAKGTSIQEVVSKLEQETGAVLVSQELNKVILYRGWGEGEKPSTAINFDKVGKEVAAKPGVSPELLEAIRVECGLQ
- the LOC100799724 gene encoding CRM-domain containing factor CFM2, chloroplastic isoform X2 yields the protein MTCWSLFLCHCQRKTGGLVVWRSGSKIILYRGTDYKYPYFLSDKVSRDDNTGDAMQHMDEDAKNFDKRESHSSEKNSVTYAGKSSNVKTAKPALIQGVGSPNKVRFQLPGEAELAKDADSLLTGIGPRFIDWWGYDPLPVDADLLPAVIPGYRKPFRLLPYGVKPKLTDDEMTTMRRLGKHLPCHFALGRNKKLHGLAAAIIKLWERCEIVKIAIKRGVLNTNGELMAEEIKYLTGGTLIARDKEFIVFYRGKDFLPTAVSSAIEQRRSIGMYKLKTRNSLSVTDDPDLKDGTIECDSEVKGMNFKKDTKQGMLTEAEAAIKSTSIKLSMALEEKAKAEKLLSELENAESPQEEEINKEGITEEEKYMLRRIGLKMSPFLLLGRRGVFDGTVENMHLHWKYRELVKIICNKQMSLEDVQQIAQTLEAESGGILIAVERVNKSYAIIVYRGKNYSRPASLRPRTLLNKKQALKRSIEAQRCESLKLHVLKLDRNINELKHQMAKDMEANSKQTSVDNQQAIQEQPVELIDSGGAHQAEPGNSINWNYPKEASVDYQQTMQEQSVELFDGGGAVQSEPQNSINWNSPKEASVDNQQAIQGQSFELIDRSEAHHGEPENSIDWNSPEEASVDNQQAIQGQPVELIDGGGAHQDEPESWSGLIPKETKLDRDSDSVVDTQHCVSISKVMESSIVASESDPDLSALVRDMSSNELPSRSVYLSNRERLLLRKQALKMKKRPVLSVGKSNIVTGLAKAIKAHFQKHPLAIVNVKGRAKGTSIQEVVSKLEQETGAVLVSQELNKVILYRGWGEGEKPSTAINFDKVGKEVAAKPGVSPELLEAIRVECGLQ